Proteins encoded together in one Streptomyces sp. B1I3 window:
- a CDS encoding ABC transporter ATP-binding protein — protein MQRLTADSVTLGYDRRIIAENLSVEIPDNSFTVIVGPNACGKSTLLRALSRMLKPSGGEVLLDGRSIHRMPAKKVARTLGLLPQSSVAPDGITVADLVSRGRYPHQGLLRQWSPEDERIVVESMASTGVGELADRYVDELSGGQRQRVWIAMALAQQTPLLLLDEPTTYLDIQHQIDVLDLCAELHEAEGRTLVAVLHDLNHAARYATHLIAMRQGEIIAEGAPVDIVTAELVERVFGMRCQVIDDPETGTPLVVPAARRKRAGATA, from the coding sequence ATGCAGCGCCTCACCGCAGACTCGGTGACCCTCGGCTACGACCGGCGGATCATCGCCGAGAACCTCTCGGTCGAAATCCCCGACAACTCCTTCACGGTGATCGTCGGCCCCAACGCCTGCGGGAAGTCGACCCTGCTGCGCGCGCTCTCCCGGATGCTGAAACCCAGCGGGGGAGAGGTGCTGCTGGACGGGCGGTCCATCCACCGGATGCCCGCCAAGAAGGTCGCCAGGACGCTGGGCCTGCTGCCCCAGTCCTCCGTGGCCCCCGACGGCATCACGGTCGCCGACCTCGTCTCGCGCGGCAGGTACCCGCACCAGGGACTGCTGCGCCAGTGGTCGCCCGAGGACGAGCGGATCGTCGTCGAGTCCATGGCCTCCACCGGCGTCGGCGAGCTCGCCGACCGTTACGTCGACGAACTCTCCGGCGGCCAGCGCCAGCGCGTCTGGATCGCCATGGCGCTCGCCCAGCAGACCCCGCTCCTGCTCCTGGACGAGCCGACGACGTACCTCGACATCCAGCACCAGATCGACGTGCTCGACCTCTGCGCCGAACTGCACGAGGCCGAGGGGCGCACGCTCGTCGCCGTGCTGCACGACCTGAACCACGCCGCCCGGTACGCGACCCACCTGATAGCCATGCGTCAGGGCGAGATCATCGCCGAGGGCGCGCCCGTCGACATCGTCACCGCCGAGCTCGTCGAGCGGGTCTTCGGGATGCGCTGCCAGGTCATCGACGACCCGGAGACGGGCACCCCGCTGGTGGTGCCGGCCGCCCGCAGGAAACGGGCGGGGGCCACCGCCTGA
- a CDS encoding SCP2 sterol-binding domain-containing protein: MATMAECRSALDTLSGTLAGADGDVRSAAALDRSLSCHITDLDGTFAGRLANGRIQVLDTYDGPPREKAQIRLAMAGDDLVAMVDGELNFAKAWASGRVRLEAGFRDLLKLKSLL; the protein is encoded by the coding sequence ATGGCGACCATGGCGGAGTGCCGCAGCGCACTCGACACACTTTCCGGCACCCTGGCGGGCGCCGACGGCGACGTACGCAGCGCTGCTGCCCTCGACCGCTCGTTGAGCTGCCACATCACGGATCTCGACGGCACGTTCGCCGGACGGCTGGCGAACGGCCGGATCCAGGTGCTCGACACGTACGACGGCCCACCCCGCGAGAAGGCGCAGATCCGGCTCGCGATGGCCGGGGACGACCTGGTGGCGATGGTGGACGGCGAGCTGAACTTCGCGAAGGCCTGGGCCTCGGGGCGTGTCCGGCTGGAGGCGGGCTTCCGCGACCTGCTGAAACTCAAGTCCCTCCTCTGA
- a CDS encoding TlyA family RNA methyltransferase, with translation MAGVARRRLDAELVRRKLARSREHASQLIAAGRVTVGGSAATKPATQVETSAAVVVLKDDSDPEYVSRGGHKLAGALAAFVPLGLEVEGRRALDAGASTGGFTDVLLRAGAGHVVAVDVGYGQLAWSLQSDERVTVKDRTNVRELTLEQIDGKAVDLVVGDLSFIPLGLVLPALARCSAPDADLVLMVKPQFEVGKERLGSGGVVRSPELRAEAVREVARRAGLLGLGVRGVTASPLPGPSGNVEYFLWLRAGAPELDPADVDRAVAEGPR, from the coding sequence GTGGCAGGAGTGGCACGTCGCCGCCTCGACGCCGAGCTGGTACGCCGCAAGCTGGCCCGCTCACGCGAGCACGCGAGCCAGCTGATCGCAGCGGGGCGGGTGACCGTCGGCGGCAGCGCCGCGACCAAGCCCGCCACCCAGGTCGAGACGAGCGCGGCAGTCGTCGTCCTGAAGGACGACAGCGACCCCGAGTACGTCTCGCGCGGAGGGCACAAACTCGCGGGCGCCCTCGCCGCCTTCGTGCCCCTGGGGCTGGAGGTGGAGGGGCGGCGGGCGCTGGACGCCGGGGCGTCGACCGGCGGCTTCACCGACGTGCTGCTGCGGGCCGGCGCCGGCCATGTCGTCGCCGTCGACGTCGGCTACGGGCAGCTCGCCTGGTCCCTGCAGTCCGATGAACGCGTCACCGTCAAGGACCGTACCAACGTACGGGAACTGACGCTGGAGCAGATCGACGGGAAGGCGGTGGATCTCGTGGTCGGCGACCTGTCGTTCATTCCGCTCGGCCTGGTGCTGCCCGCCCTCGCGCGCTGCTCCGCCCCCGATGCGGACCTGGTCCTCATGGTCAAGCCGCAGTTCGAGGTGGGTAAGGAGCGCCTGGGCAGCGGCGGTGTGGTCCGCAGCCCCGAACTGCGGGCCGAGGCGGTACGGGAGGTGGCGCGGCGGGCGGGTCTGCTGGGTCTCGGCGTCCGGGGGGTCACGGCGAGTCCGTTGCCCGGGCCTTCGGGAAATGTCGAGTACTTTCTGTGGCTGCGGGCCGGAGCACCTGAACTGGATCCCGCGGATGTCGACCGTGCAGTGGCGGAGGGGCCTCGTTGA